The DNA sequence AGACATTTGGTACTGAATTTAAAGTTACTACATGGGTACTGACAGCATCGGGGTGCTTCCAACAGTGTTAGGGCATAAGAACAGCATGTAACCAggacacacacatgtaaaaaaaaatcactgtccATACTCTGATTGGAATTCTTTGTAGACAAGACCACCATGTAtatgcctgtttttttttgttgtttttttgcagcaaaGACTGTATAATCTAAAGGAATTCAGAATTTTATCTAAAACATTTGTAGGGTAAACTGCAACATTAACACACCACATCCccacacatttaaacatggcACATACCCTAATGTTTTCAAGAGTTTACAGGTTTAGCTCTCCAAAAGATCAGTAAATTATTGGATTATGTGATTGGCTAAATATATAACACGGCAttactgtaaaacaataaatacaagcTATTTTTGGAGATATGTTTAATGTACAGCCATGAAATTCACATTTATCAACATAATGAATAGCAGCTAGGTGTAtgagttgttttttgttatgcAGATAGTACAGGATGATATATCGGTCAAAAGCAAAGACCTTTACAAAGTAGTAACTCCAAATAAATGACTAGCTTGATAGGAGATGGGTTTCAAGCTAAAAGCCATCCAGCAAGACTAGATGGTGCATTGGGTTTTGGCAATTAATATGAATCACTATGATTACCCTAGATGCAGACAATTGCAGCCGAAACACACTGCTGAGGGCAAGTCAAAGTGTTAAGTGTTAATGATTTCCATTAAAAAAGGGGCTGACATGTTCTGCCCTGAAACACCAGACGGTCAAAATGTCTGCCCTTGGGGATGAATCTTGAGAAATTACAAATTGAATGTGATTTTCTGCAATAGAAAAGTATTTATAGTATCTATAACTATTTCTTGATTGGTGATATATTAAAGTTTGGTCTCTTTAAACAGCTGGATCTCCATTAGTAGAGAAGATTTGCACAAATCAGCCcatgtaaaacaaaaccaaTTGGGTTCCATttcttgaaaaaaacaaatctggtaATAATGCATTTGCTTTTGTACAGTAAGTGTGCACAAGTGAAATATTTACTTGCAATGTCctttgcattttaataattttggaaatgataatttttttttctttcgttAGGATTATTTCCCAGTCCAAGACATGGTTTCCTGAGTGGCCCTACCAGCTACACATCACAAGGGGTAAAACCAGTCTATCTTAGGCCATGACTGCTCTGCTTCCCAACGTCAGTGTTCCTGGGAGCACAGCAGTTCTGCTGCCAACTACAGACTATCCGTTTAACCTGACTGCAGTTTCTCAGGCAGGACTCGGTTCAGGCCAGTCACTGGCACCCCTCTGTACCCTCTGTTGCTGTGGATTTCTCAATCGCACCTTGGCAGTGGTGTTCATGGTCAGCCTTGCATTTGCCATCGTGGTTGGAAATGTGGTCACCCTTACTGTCTTTGTGCAAACGAGGCAGTCCCGAACACCACAGGGATACCTAAAAGGTAAATGTTCTTTGCCATCTTACCACTAAATGCTTGCTGGTTGCAGAATGTTTTCCATTTCAGAGGGTTATTTAAACTAAACAGCCAATTGTAAATCAGTGTTGCTACGCTTATGCATTCCACAATGATAATCAACAGGGACAGTTCCTTCCAGAAGATATTCAGTACTCTGAcaataaattaaagaaaatatatcaaCCTACAAATATCTAGTCTTGGTAATTTATTACAGTGCCTCTTCTGATTGACTCCTCTCAATTTTAATCCAAAATACTAACATTACAATGAAAAATCAAgtttaaaaacactgcacttTTTAATTACGCTATAGCTGGAAATATACTGACAAAGAAAAGGCCTGGATGCTTCTCCTTAGACCTCTTCTTCTTGTTGTCTCTCTCTGACAGTGTCTCTGGCCATGGCAGACATGATGGTTGGTGTCCTCGTAGTCCCTTTCTCTGTCTACACTGAGATCTCTCTGATGGTGACCAGCACTCCTCCTATTTGGTACCAGGGCAGTTCTACTTCCCTTGCCACCTCCTCTTCTCACAGCGGACAAGTGAGCACTTGGCAGCCCTGCATGTTGATTGGCCCAGTGTTCGCTGGATGCACCTTTGTTTCCATCAGCACCATCTTCCTCATGACACTGGAGCGAAGTGTGGCCATCTTACGGCCACTCCACAAGGATGCCTTGGTGACACGGAGACGAACTCTGCTTCTCATCCTGCTCTCCTGGGCTGCCAGCTTCCTGCTGGCTCTTGCGCCCCTCATCTTCAGCAGCAACTTCACTTTGGAGTACAATGAGTGCAGTCGTATGTGTAACTACACCCCACTATTGTTTGGAAGCCAGCTGCCACCTGATGCcaacattttgttgttattcCCAGCATTTGACTTCACTCTGCTAGGTGGCACATTAGCAGTTAACATTGTGTCTTTCACTAGTATCCGACGGTACACCCGAAAACGCAAACTGCTCTCAGAGGGGAGTCTGAGTGATggaggaggacaaggaggaggtagtggaggaggaggaggaggagggggagggtgCCCTCACAGGCCCTCCTTTTCAGACATCAAAGCTGCCAAGACAATTGGCATACTAACATTCGCCTTCACAGCATCCTTCTCTCCGATCGCAGTGTTTGTGCTCGGTAACGTGGTGGGATACACCTGgtgtaacttttccttttttgccTTCTGGATCCTGACAGGAAACAGTTGCTGTAATGTCATTATCTACAGTGTCAGGGACCACCGCTTCAGGAAGGGTGTGACCCTGCTCTTTCAGCGAGAACAGTCCCCCCCACATGGTGAGAAGACCTGAGGCATTGAAACAGCACATTCAAACAGCAACAAGCGAATGTTTTGTGGCTGCTTTCCAGTAAGTTTGAATTTAATGGaatagtttggcatttttggaaatatgcgTATTTACTTTCTTGCCAAAAAGATAGATGCCACATCtctatggtaaatatgaagctggaacCCTtggctggttagcttagcttagcatgaaacCTGGAAATAAGGGGACTACACTGGCTATGTCTAAAGGAAACAAATTCTGCATCTCATTATTTAAATGAG is a window from the Micropterus dolomieu isolate WLL.071019.BEF.003 ecotype Adirondacks linkage group LG20, ASM2129224v1, whole genome shotgun sequence genome containing:
- the LOC123958425 gene encoding beta-2 adrenergic receptor-like → MTALLPNVSVPGSTAVLLPTTDYPFNLTAVSQAGLGSGQSLAPLCTLCCCGFLNRTLAVVFMVSLAFAIVVGNVVTLTVFVQTRQSRTPQGYLKVSLAMADMMVGVLVVPFSVYTEISLMVTSTPPIWYQGSSTSLATSSSHSGQVSTWQPCMLIGPVFAGCTFVSISTIFLMTLERSVAILRPLHKDALVTRRRTLLLILLSWAASFLLALAPLIFSSNFTLEYNECSRMCNYTPLLFGSQLPPDANILLLFPAFDFTLLGGTLAVNIVSFTSIRRYTRKRKLLSEGSLSDGGGQGGGSGGGGGGGGGCPHRPSFSDIKAAKTIGILTFAFTASFSPIAVFVLGNVVGYTWCNFSFFAFWILTGNSCCNVIIYSVRDHRFRKGVTLLFQREQSPPHGEKT